A single genomic interval of Musa acuminata AAA Group cultivar baxijiao chromosome BXJ3-4, Cavendish_Baxijiao_AAA, whole genome shotgun sequence harbors:
- the LOC135635142 gene encoding probable xyloglucan glycosyltransferase 2: protein MAPRLDFSGWWAKDKRKGTPVVVTMENPNYSVLEIDGPDTEAFPSMDKGRDKNAKQFTWVLLLKAHYAVGCIASVAAVLWALPRVVKRRLVFRRAAATQSDEPDKGHLMLRFIRGFLLFSLVALAFELVAYLNGWHFQKPDLRLPESLHIPEATEIHGWMHSAYLSWLSFRADYIAYPIQLLSYMCIILFVIQSADRLILCLGCFWIKFKKIKPRVESDPFNSDDGSEYMYPMVLVQIPMCNEREVYEQSISAACQIDWPKDRLLIQVLDDSDDETIQLLISTEVSKWSQRGVNIVYRHRLVRTGYKAGNLKSAMSCEYVRDYEFVAIFDADFQPNPDFLKLTIPHFKGNPELGLVQARWSFVNKNENLLTRLQNINLCFHFEVEQQVNGVFWNFFGFNGTAGVWRIKALEDSGGWLERTTVEDMDIAVRAHLHGWKFIFLNDVKVLCEVPESYEAYRKQQHRWHSGPMHLFRLCLPAIITSKISIWKKANLILLFFLLRKLILPFYSFTLFCVILPLTMFVPEAELPVWVICYVPVIMSFLNILPALRSFPFVVPYLLFENTMSVTKFNAMVSGLFKLGSSYEWVVTKKAGRSSESDLLTAAEREAKIVSLPLFHKGASESELSELNRLKEQHEKAPSPTRKANKIYKKELALSLLLLTAAARSLLSAQGIHFYFLLFQGMSFLLVGLDLIGEQMS, encoded by the exons ATGGCCCCAAGATTGGATTTTTCTGGCTGGTGGGCGAAGGATAAGCGGAAGGGCACCCCGGTGGTGGTGACAATGGAGAACCCCAACTATTCGGTTCTTGAGATCGATGGCCCTGACACCGAAGCATTCCCGTCTATGGACAAGGGCCGGGACAAGAACGCCAAGCAGTTCACCTGGGTCTTGCTCCTGAAAGCCCACTATGCCGTCGGTTGCATTGCCTCGGTGGCGGCCGTGCTCTGGGCGCTTCCTAGAGTCGTCAAGAGGCGGTTGGTCTTCCGGAGAGCAGCTGCCACCCAGAGTGACGAGCCTGACAAAGGCCATTTGATGCTAAGGTTCATTAGAGGGTTCTTGTTGTTCTCCTTGGTTGCTCTAGCATTTGAGCTGGTCGCGTACCTGAATGGATGGCACTTCCAGAAGCCCGATTTGCGCCTACCGGAGAGCTTGCACATACCGGAGGCGACCGAGATCCACGGGTGGATGCACTCGGCCTACCTCTCTTGGCTTTCGTTCCGAGCTGACTACATTGCCTATCCAATTCAGCTGTTGTCATATATGTGCATAATTCTGTTTGTTATACAGTCTGCAGATAGGTTGATCTTGTGCCTTGGTTGCTTCTGGATCAAGTTCAAGAAGATTAAGCCAAGGGTAGAGAGTGACCCATTCAATTCAGATGATGGATCAGAGTATATGTACCCTATGGTACTAGTCCAGATCCCCATGTGCAATGAGAGAGAG GTGTATGAGCAATCAATTTCTGCTGCTTGTCAAATCGATTGGCCTAAAGATCGTTTGCTGATCCAAGTGCTTGATGATTCTGATGATGAGACCATCCAGCTATTGATCAGCACAGAGGTTTCCAAATGGAGTCAGAGAGGTGTAAATATTGTGTATCGGCATCGGTTGGTCAGGACTGGTTACAAAGCTGGAAATCTCAAGTCTGCAATGAGCTGTGAATATGTTAGGGACTATGAGTTTGTTGCAATATTTGATGCTGACTTCCAACCAAATCCTGATTTCCTTAAGCTAACCATTCCACATTTCAAG GGCAACCCTGAGCTCGGATTAGTTCAGGCACGATGGAGTTTCGTGAACAAGAATGAGAACCTATTAACTCGTCTCCAAAACATCAACCTTTGCTTTCACTTTGAAGTGGAGCAACAGGTAAATGGTGTTTTTTGGAACTTTTTTGGCTTCAATGGGACAGCGGGCGTGTGGAGAATCAAGGCGTTGGAGGATTCTGGGGGTTGGCTCGAGAGAACAACCGTGGAGGATATGGACATAGCTGTTCGTGCCCACCTCCATGGTTGGAAGTTCATCTTCTTAAATGATGTGAAG GTCCTTTGTGAAGTACCCGAATCCTATGAGGCTTATCGGAAACAGCAGCACCGATGGCATTCTGGCCCAATGCATTTATTTCGGCTGTGCCTTCCAGCTATTATAACCTCAAAG ATATCGATATGGAAGAAGGCAAACTTAATCCTGTTATTTTTTCTCCTAAGGAAGTTGATCCTTCCTTTCTATTCTTTCACATTATTTTGTGTAATTCTTCCCCTAACCATGTTCGTTCCAGAGGCTGAACTACCTGTTTGGGTTATATGTTACGTGCCGGTCATAATGTCCTTCCTCAACATTCTCCCAGCACTGAGATCCTTCCCCTTCGTTGTGCCTTATCTTCTCTTTGAGAACACCATGTCTGTGACCAAATTCAATGCCATGGTCTCAGGATTATTCAAACTGGGGAGTTCATATGAATGGGTTGTCACCAAAAAAGCAGGCAGGTCGTCAGAATCGGACCTGCTGACTGCCGCAGAGAGGGAGGCAAAAATCGTAAGCCTTCCGCTGTTCCATAAAGGAGCATCGGAGAGTGAACTTAGCGAGCTCAACAGACTGAAGGAACAGCACGAGAAAGCTCCATCACCCACGAGAAAGGCCAACAAAATCTACAAGAAGGAGCTGGCTctgtctcttctcctcctcacggCAGCCGCTCGCAGTCTTCTGTCAGCTCAGGGAATTCACTTCTATTTTCTGCTCTTCCAGGGCATGTCTTTCCTTCTCGTGGGTCTCGATCTGATTGGGGAGCAGATGAGCTGA
- the LOC103980283 gene encoding glutamate receptor 2.7, which yields MGSPLHSLFLAFFFAFFASHRASRSLVLAQKSPASVDVGVVLDLGTETGKRSRTSISMAIDDFYALHGDHATRVVLHVRDSDKDAVGAAAAAVDLLKNVRVKAIIGPMTSTEAAFLIQLGDRTHVPVLSFSATNPALCPAHTPYFVRTTTNDSSQVAAIASVVQHFGWREAVLVYADTEYGTGIVPFLTDALQSVDARVPYRGVIPSEATDAQLDGVLRELKAAEARVFIVHMLPYLALRLFRRAKKLGMMSRGYVWIATDGVTSVLELLDRQDVLEAMQGLIGVRHYVNRSKEVTNFTARFRWRFRQDNPTVKPADPSVIQLWAYDTAWAVAMAVEKLHPARSAFKNSRSGNDSTDLSRLGVSQTGLALRNAIFDTRFRGLAGEFQLVDGQLQSSAFEIVNVDGEGETTVAFWTPENGISEHLNSTASAGLKSVVWPGDSTEVPKGWEIPTDGKRLRIAVPVKHGFDQFVRVETDAMTNRTSVTGFCIDVFQAVIDSLPYAVTFDYIPFANSSKSYDNFVYQVFLKNFDAVVGDTTIIANRSQFVDFTMPYTDSGVSMVVRVKDAKSKDLWIFLEPLPIDLWLGSLAFFVFTGLMVWVIERQENPEFAGKPLDQLGTIFYFAFSILVFTHKEKLTSNLTRFAVIMCTFVVLILTSSYTASLTSILTVQQLQPTVTDVNQLLSSGAYIGHQDGSYAVGLLKRMGFQDHKFKNYSTPDQYAEALSKGSANGGVDAVFDEIPYLKLFLSQHCADFTMVGPIYKTDGFGFVFPRGSQLVPDVSRAILNVTEGEKMAAIEKKWFGDRTNCTPQSNSLSSSSLAFWSFGGLFLITGAVSGLALLIGLAKFIYHEWDGLRTAASEKTSLWKKIVAVLKHYHDVDGSRPCLTLKRDDYGELDDEDLNQIARPGDAAGLHGSVGSQSPVSVSDRSDFSFASPEEGMSSTEPSSPYHYAAVEMAEIREAA from the exons CGGTTGACCTGCTCAAGAACGTCCGAGTCAAGGCCATCATCGGCCCCATGACATCCACCGAGGCCGCCTTCCTCATCCAACTCGGTGACCGGACTCACGTCCCCGTCCTCTCCTTCTCCGCCACCAACCCCGCCCTCTGCCCCGCCCACACTCCCTACTTCGTCCGCACCACCACCAACGACTCCTCCCAGGTTGCCGCCATCGCCAGCGTCGTGCAACACTTCGGCTGGCGCGAGGCGGTCCTCGTCTACGCCGACACCGAGTATGGCACCGGCATTGTCCCCTTCCTCACCGACGCGCTCCAGTCCGTCGACGCCCGCGTCCCCTACCGCGGCGTCATCCCCTCCGAGGCCACCGACGCCCAGCTCGACGGGGTGCTGCGCGAGCTCAAGGCCGCGGAGGCGCGGGTGTTCATCGTCCACATGCTGCCCTACCTCGCCCTCCGCCTCTTCCGACGGGCCAAGAAGCTGGGAATGATGAGCCGTGGCTACGTGTGGATCGCCACCGACGGGGTCACTAGCGTCCTCGAGCTGCTCGATCGGCAGGACGTCCTGGAGGCGATGCAGGGATTGATCGGCGTGCGGCACTACGTGAACAGATCCAAGGAGGTCACCAACTTCACAGCCCGGTTCAGGTGGAGATTCCGGCAGGACAATCCCACCGTCAAGCCGGCCGATCCCTCGGTCATCCAACTGTGGGCTTACGACACGGCTTGGGCGGTGGCGATGGCCGTCGAAAAGCTGCATCCGGCGAGGTCCGCCTTCAAGAACTCACGATCCGGCAATGACTCGACCGACTTGTCCCGGCTTGGCGTGAGCCAGACCGGGCTGGCTCTCCGGAACGCCATCTTCGACACCCGCTTCCGTGGCTTGGCCGGAGAGTTCCAGCTCGTGGACGGTCAACTCCAGTCATCGGCCTTCGAGATAGTCAACGTTGACGGAGAAGGCGAGACGACGGTCGCATTCTGGACTCCAGAGAACGGGATCTCGGAGCATCTCAACTCCACCGCCAGCGCCGGCCTCAAGTCCGTCGTCTGGCCGGGCGACTCGACGGAGGTGCCGAAAGGCTGGGAAATACCCACCGATGGGAAGAGGCTTCGAATCGCCGTTCCGGTCAAGCACGGATTCGACCAGTTCGTGAGGGTGGAAACCGACGCGATGACCAACCGGACAAGCGTCACCGGCTTCTGCATCGACGTCTTCCAGGCCGTCATCGATTCGCTTCCGTACGCCGTCACCTTCGACTACATCCCGTTTGCGAACTCCTCCAAATCCTACGACAATTTTGTCTACCAGGTCTTCCTCAAG AACTTTGATGCAGTGGTCGGCGACACGACGATCATCGCCAACCGGTCGCAGTTCGTGGACTTCACGATGCCGTACACCGATTCGGGGGTGTCGATGGTCGTGCGGGTGAAGGACGCCAAGAGCAAGGACCTGTGGATCTTCTTGGAGCCTTTGCCGATCGATCTCTGGCTCGGGAGCTTGGCCTTCTTCGTGTTCACTGGGCTCATGGTGTGGGTGATCGAGCGCCAGGAGAACCCGGAGTTCGCGGGGAAACCGCTCGACCAACTGGGCACCATCTTCTACTTCGCTTTCTCCATCCTCGTCTTCACGCACA AGGAGAAGCTGACGAGCAACCTGACGAGGTTCGCAGTGATCATGTGCACGTTCGTGGTTCTGATACTGACGTCGAGCTACACGGCGAGCCTGACATCCATACTGACCGTGCAGCAGCTCCAGCCGACGGTGACCGACGTGAACCAGCTGCTGAGCTCCGGGGCGTACATCGGCCACCAAGATGGATCTTACGCCGTCGGGTTGCTGAAGCGAATGGGGTTCCAAGATCACAAGTTCAAGAACTACAGCACGCCTGACCAGTACGCAGAAGCCCTGTCCAAGGGGAGCGCTAATGGAGGTGTCGACGCAGTGTTCGACGAAATACCATACCTAAAGCTCTTCCTCTCGCAACACTGTGCCGACTTCACCATGGTCGGTCCGATCTACAAGACCGACGGCTTCGGCTTC GTTTTTCCTCGAGGATCGCAGCTCGTACCTGACGTTTCGAGGGCCATCCTGAACGTGACAGAGGGGGAGAAGATGGCAGCGATCGAGAAGAAATGGTTTGGGGATCGAACCAACTGCACACCGCAGAGCAACAGCCTCAGTTCCTCGAGTCTCGCCTTCTGGAGCTTCGGCGGCCTCTTCCTCATCACCGGAGCCGTCTCGGGGCTCGCATTACTGATCGGCCTGGCCAAGTTCATCTACCACGAATGGGATGGACTCAGAACTGCCGCTTCCGAGAAGACGTCTCTCTGGAAGAAGATAGTGGCGGTGCTGAAGCACTACCACGACGTCGACGGGTCTCGCCCTTGCCTTACCTTGAAGAGGGATGACTACGGGGAGTTGGACGACGAAGATCTGAATCAAATTGCACGCCCTGGGGATGCGGCAGGGCTGCATGGCTCGGTTGGTTCACAGAGCCCTGTGAGCGTATCCGACCGCTCCGACTTCAGCTTTGCTTCACCGGAAGAAGGAATGTCGTCCACGGAGCCAAGTAGCCCATATCACTATGCCGCTGTGGAAATGGCAGAGATCAGGGAAGCAGCATAA